One Coffea eugenioides isolate CCC68of chromosome 2, Ceug_1.0, whole genome shotgun sequence genomic window, TGGAGGAAGTGTTTGTCAAATTTTGATCCGTTAGAGTACTTCATTTTTTCCCTCCGTATCTGGAGAAACAGATCCTTGAATTAGTTTTCCTTTTGGTTGAGGAAAGTGACTTTATTGTGATCAATCTGAGTGTAATAAGGAATTAATTAGCCAGTAATTTGATATAACTAGGATGGGATGTCCAGATAGTTTCAATTCTTGTACTGCATTATCTCTGAATCAATTGATACACTTGGTGCAGTTGAGCATGAATAGTTGCAGCGCGGGAACTTCAGTTCCAGGCACAGCTTTCTTTGGCAAAAGTCTAAAGAAAGTTGCATCCAAAGTAGTCAGCCCCAGTTATTCATCTGGAAATTTGAAGATTGTTGCGGAAGGGGACGAGCAGAAACAGACCAAAAAGGATAGGTGGCAAGGGCTTGTTTACGACGCCTCGGATGATCAACAGGATATTACCAGAGGAAAAGGAATGGTGGACACACTCTTTCAAGCTCCTATGGGTGCTGGCACTCATGATCCAGTCTTGAATTCTTATGAGTATATTAGCACCGGTCTTCGCCAGTAAGGAGTTCATCTATTGATTTTACAGAGGTTTTGAGCGATTTGTATTTTGGACTCAAGTGCCTAATGGAATTTGGTTTCAATGTGCAGATATCAATTGGACAACAATATGGATGGCCTGTATATTGCTCCTGCTTTCATGGACAAGCTTGTTGTTCACATTAGCAAAAATTTCATGAATCTGCCAGGCATTAAGGTTTGCTATTCTTCAATTTGCTAAAGGTTTGAGTTGAATATCTTTCCAGATGAAACGGAATTTTTAtagatttctcaaaattttacagaTTCCCCTGATTTTGGGCATATGGGGAGGCAAAGGACAGGGAAAGTCATTCCAATGTGAACTTGTATTCGCCAAAATGGGCATCAAGTGAGTTAACGTTTCCATCTTTTAGGCATTAGATTTAGTCAAAACATAAACCAGAACTGCATGAGTTTAATGGACAACTCAAAATTGAGAAGCAAAAGTTATGTGCTTCATTCttcttaaataaattttctgtttCAAATTGTTAGCCCCATTATGATGAGTGCTGGAGAACTGGAAAGTGGAAATGCTGGCGAACCAGCAAAATTGATTAGGCAAAGGTACCGTGAGGCAGCAGACAGAATTTCTAAGGGGAAAATGTGTGTCCTCTTCATCAATGATCTTGATGCTGGAGCTGGAAGGCTTGGGGATACTACACAGTATACAGTTAACAACCAGATGGTGAATGCAACTCTGATGAACATTGCTGATAATCCCACCAACGTTCAGCTACCTGGTATGTACAACAAGCAGGAGAATCCTCGAGTTCCGATCATAGTCACAGGTAATGACTTCTCCACCTTGTACGCCCCTCTCATCCGTGATGGTCGCATGGAGAAATTCTACTGGTCTCCAACCAGAGAAGATAGGATCGGTGTCTGCACCGGTATCTTCCGAGCTGACAATGTACCGAGGGAGGACATCGTGAAACTTGTTGACACCTTCCCTGGACAATCAATTGGTATGTTCAGTCAGTGTGATTATTTATCGAGGGACCAAATTAAAATGCAAAGTTCTGCCTAATCATCACAAGTAGCTGTTTACCTTTGCAGATTTCTTCGGCGCCATCAGGTCAAGAGTGTATGATGATGAAGTCAGGAATTGGATTGGAAGTACTGGAGTGGAAAACATTGGAAAGAGGCTGGTGAACTCGAGGGAGGCACCCCCATCTTTTgacaaaccaaaaatgacacTTGACAAGCTCCTTGAGTATGGAAACATGCTAGTCCAAGAGCAGGAGAATGTGAAGAGAGTCCAATTATCCGACCGGTACTTGAAGGAAGCCGCACTTGGAGATGCAAATGAGGATGCTTTCAAAAATGGATCTATCTATGGTTAGCACTCAGCTCCCTTCATCCTCGGCCTTTTATGAGAGTTTGAAACTTGCTTTAACCGTGAAATGGAAATGAAGTTGGGAAAAGATTTTCAACAAAACGTTCTTTTCATTGTCTGGATGCAGGAAAAGCAGCCCAACAAGTTCATGTTCCTGTCCCTGAAGGCTGCACTGACCCAAATGCAGCAAACTTTGATCCAACTGCTAGGAGCGACGACGGAAGCTGCATGTATCAGGATTAGAAACTTTCCGTTTAAGGCTATTCAATATACTAATTACTACCAGTATCTTTTCTGCAACTAGTGATGCGAATTCTGTTCCATATCATATTTTAGCATCACAAAATTCTCTCGATAATTACTGTATATCTCCCTACAATGGCTTTGCAAGATCAGATTTTTGCCTTCTATTTTACCCTTCTCTTTTTTGATATGTTTCTTGTACGAAGTTCCGTTAGCCAATTCGATTTCCTTGCAGCCCCTGCGTTGC contains:
- the LOC113760816 gene encoding ribulose bisphosphate carboxylase/oxygenase activase, chloroplastic-like, whose amino-acid sequence is MASSVSTFGAVNRAPLSMNSCSAGTSVPGTAFFGKSLKKVASKVVSPSYSSGNLKIVAEGDEQKQTKKDRWQGLVYDASDDQQDITRGKGMVDTLFQAPMGAGTHDPVLNSYEYISTGLRQYQLDNNMDGLYIAPAFMDKLVVHISKNFMNLPGIKIPLILGIWGGKGQGKSFQCELVFAKMGINPIMMSAGELESGNAGEPAKLIRQRYREAADRISKGKMCVLFINDLDAGAGRLGDTTQYTVNNQMVNATLMNIADNPTNVQLPGMYNKQENPRVPIIVTGNDFSTLYAPLIRDGRMEKFYWSPTREDRIGVCTGIFRADNVPREDIVKLVDTFPGQSIDFFGAIRSRVYDDEVRNWIGSTGVENIGKRLVNSREAPPSFDKPKMTLDKLLEYGNMLVQEQENVKRVQLSDRYLKEAALGDANEDAFKNGSIYGKAAQQVHVPVPEGCTDPNAANFDPTARSDDGSCMYQD